Proteins co-encoded in one Centropristis striata isolate RG_2023a ecotype Rhode Island chromosome 24, C.striata_1.0, whole genome shotgun sequence genomic window:
- the LOC131962627 gene encoding chromosome alignment-maintaining phosphoprotein 1-like isoform X2, whose product MSVVIQTRGEVGGGVAAHLQCPQCGHFSKSHAHQLTHMAGSHPTCLGGVAVGRLGPIVMYQSTARLFHCSSCFYTTRDFTKLYKHIISKHCVDERDGGGGDEEKPGEDGDEEGGKDKVKSEAEEEEVGQPESVKAEGDETVLVFDGAGYNCLICGWKTRLKGLAVSHVVKKHDIPKAYATQAVKREAAAFMPKQEKGGGAEEEEGVAGLSGELLKEEMEATAKVVRFISNRFVCLICGWKTKLKGFAISHVVRCHDVERPYRCKDCSRSFFLPSRLQQHVRASHRPGRYACPFCCFRSEFLGGFRRHCSRCNAREEEEGGGGGGGEGGEEEDNEEEEEEEERKERRAARKRRRPERVIEEEEEEEEEED is encoded by the exons ATGTCCGTCGTCATCCAAACTCGGGGCGAGGTGGGTGGCGGCGTTGCGGCCCACCTGCAGTGCCCCCAGTGCGGCCACTTCTCCAAGAGCCACGCCCACCAACTGACCCACATGGCGGGCTCCCACCCGACCTGCCTGGGCGGTGTTGCGGTGGGCCGACTCGGCCCCATCGTGATGTACCAGAGCACCGCCCGGCTGTTCCACTGCTCCAGCTGCTTCTACACTACCCGAGACTTCACCAAGCTGTACAAACACATCATCTCCAAACACTGCGTGGACGAGCGAGATGGAGGAGGCGGCGACGAGGAGAAGCCGGGGGAGGATGGGGAcgaggagggagggaaagatAAAGTAAAGAGTgaagcggaggaggaggaggtcggGCAGCCAGAGTCTGTTAAGGCAGAAGGAGACGAGACCGTCCTGGTGTTTGACGGCGCCGGTTACAACTGCCTGATCTGTGGCTGGAAGACCAGGCTGAAAGGTCTGGCCGTCTCCCACGTGGTCAAGAAGCATGACATCCCCAAAGCGTACGCCACCCAGGCCGTTAAACGGGAAGCCGCCGCCTTTATGCCCAAACAGGAGAAAGGGGgcggggcagaggaggaggagggcgtgGCTGGGCTGAGCGGTGAGCTGCTGAAGGAAGAGATGGAGGCCACTGCCAAGGTGGTGCGCTTCATTTCCAACCGCTTCGTGTGTCTGATCTGTGGCTGGAAGACCAAACTCAAAG GCTTCGCCATCAGTCATGTGGTGCGTTGCCATGACGTGGAGCGTCCCTACCGCTGCAAAGACTGCAGTCGCTCCTTCTTCCTGCCCAGCCggctgcagcagcacgtcagggCGTCGCACCGGCCCGGCCGCTACGCCTGCCCCTTCTGCTGCTTCAGGTCCGAATTCCTGGGGGGCTTCAGGAGGCACTGCAGCCGCTGCAATGCccgcgaggaggaggagggcgggggaggaggaggaggagaaggaggggaggaagaggacaatgaagaggaggaggaggaggaggagaggaaggagaggagagcagcgaggaaaaggaggagaccAGAGAGGGtgatagaggaggaggaggaagaagaggaggaagaggactga
- the LOC131962627 gene encoding transcriptional repressor CTCF-like isoform X1, which translates to MGHTRVTQHFQQQVVEMKAKGMSLSAIAREVGRSKSVIFRILHYYNIPTSLKSSKKTCHPRKTKTKEDRTMQKISRGNRLNTAVGIALQFSTEQAPVKPAMSVVIQTRGEVGGGVAAHLQCPQCGHFSKSHAHQLTHMAGSHPTCLGGVAVGRLGPIVMYQSTARLFHCSSCFYTTRDFTKLYKHIISKHCVDERDGGGGDEEKPGEDGDEEGGKDKVKSEAEEEEVGQPESVKAEGDETVLVFDGAGYNCLICGWKTRLKGLAVSHVVKKHDIPKAYATQAVKREAAAFMPKQEKGGGAEEEEGVAGLSGELLKEEMEATAKVVRFISNRFVCLICGWKTKLKGFAISHVVRCHDVERPYRCKDCSRSFFLPSRLQQHVRASHRPGRYACPFCCFRSEFLGGFRRHCSRCNAREEEEGGGGGGGEGGEEEDNEEEEEEEERKERRAARKRRRPERVIEEEEEEEEEED; encoded by the exons ATGGGCCATACTAGAGTGACTCAACACTTCCAGCAGCAGGTTGTCGAGATGAAGGCCAAAGGAATGAGCCTATCAGCCATAGCAAGAGAAGTTGGTCGTtctaaatctgtgatttttagAATACTGCATTATTACAACATCCCGACCTCATTGAAGTCCTCCAAGAAGACTTGTCATCCacgaaagacaaaaacaaaggagGACAGGACAATGCAGAAAATCTCAAGGGGCAATCGGTTGAACACTGCAGTTGGAATTGCTCTTCAGTTCAGCACTGAACAGG CCCCTGTAAAACCAGCGATGTCCGTCGTCATCCAAACTCGGGGCGAGGTGGGTGGCGGCGTTGCGGCCCACCTGCAGTGCCCCCAGTGCGGCCACTTCTCCAAGAGCCACGCCCACCAACTGACCCACATGGCGGGCTCCCACCCGACCTGCCTGGGCGGTGTTGCGGTGGGCCGACTCGGCCCCATCGTGATGTACCAGAGCACCGCCCGGCTGTTCCACTGCTCCAGCTGCTTCTACACTACCCGAGACTTCACCAAGCTGTACAAACACATCATCTCCAAACACTGCGTGGACGAGCGAGATGGAGGAGGCGGCGACGAGGAGAAGCCGGGGGAGGATGGGGAcgaggagggagggaaagatAAAGTAAAGAGTgaagcggaggaggaggaggtcggGCAGCCAGAGTCTGTTAAGGCAGAAGGAGACGAGACCGTCCTGGTGTTTGACGGCGCCGGTTACAACTGCCTGATCTGTGGCTGGAAGACCAGGCTGAAAGGTCTGGCCGTCTCCCACGTGGTCAAGAAGCATGACATCCCCAAAGCGTACGCCACCCAGGCCGTTAAACGGGAAGCCGCCGCCTTTATGCCCAAACAGGAGAAAGGGGgcggggcagaggaggaggagggcgtgGCTGGGCTGAGCGGTGAGCTGCTGAAGGAAGAGATGGAGGCCACTGCCAAGGTGGTGCGCTTCATTTCCAACCGCTTCGTGTGTCTGATCTGTGGCTGGAAGACCAAACTCAAAG GCTTCGCCATCAGTCATGTGGTGCGTTGCCATGACGTGGAGCGTCCCTACCGCTGCAAAGACTGCAGTCGCTCCTTCTTCCTGCCCAGCCggctgcagcagcacgtcagggCGTCGCACCGGCCCGGCCGCTACGCCTGCCCCTTCTGCTGCTTCAGGTCCGAATTCCTGGGGGGCTTCAGGAGGCACTGCAGCCGCTGCAATGCccgcgaggaggaggagggcgggggaggaggaggaggagaaggaggggaggaagaggacaatgaagaggaggaggaggaggaggagaggaaggagaggagagcagcgaggaaaaggaggagaccAGAGAGGGtgatagaggaggaggaggaagaagaggaggaagaggactga